A single genomic interval of Penaeus vannamei isolate JL-2024 chromosome 33, ASM4276789v1, whole genome shotgun sequence harbors:
- the LOC113824803 gene encoding arylsulfatase B isoform X1, which yields MAKKTKNSIILWSEIAKFSASVRARVETGWTAGRISTVLRAAGGSAHSRRSLNMKSKVWCSVVLFLTASGRASSGAAPPPQGQPHLVLIVADDLGWNDVSWHNPQVLTPHLEDLARTGVILEQSYVQPICTPTRSALLTGRYPFTLGRQHGVLWPKEPTGLTLKATLLPESLKKVGYSTHAVGKWHLGFCSWRYTPTRRGFDTFYGYYTGAEDYFHHFRLQTGRKEMPNDVKYPSHLTKEGTRFGYDFRNNTTPDLSVDGTYSTYALASYVENLLASRSPRDPMFLYLPFQSVHSPLQVPENYTRPYRHIKHRQRRTKLGMVTAMDEAVGRVVAALKSSGHYNNSVIVFTTDNGGPTVSAGNNWPLRGNKSTLWEGGTRGAAFVHSPLLQNPGTVSHNLIHVTDWYKTFTSLAGGEAPEDTDGFDQWAALDGHSKSPRSHMIYNIDNTTAFSAGIRFGDYKLLVGNPGPGEWTPPPEDTQDTNSTVNFSLFHTTPTPAVGNHLDTQDLILTRTNLTHLTASNASRLLEGAVDVDPEENGILATINNSTLSDWIPRLQDSGSSSSEYEDVEEDYEDKEEEEKEKEKDKQEEEEKGEEDEDEEKDHEDKEEEEMKAIEKDEEEEEVVMVVEEEDEGEEREEYEEYGEDAEEEKGNEKGEEVNEKEEKVKNEKEKDLQEERDEEDGVNAKEESAQKSEGVSDCLYASDFLDSLLDSQQIRLFNLEQDPNEHTNIAASKPEVVKLLLALLLQEMNTRYVEADLLPNDPRANPKYWHNIWSPGWCKPK from the exons ATggcgaaaaagacaaagaatagcATTATTTTGTGGAGTGAGATCGCAAAATTTTCGGCGAGTGTTAGGGCGAGGGTCGAGACAGGCTGGACGGCGGGAAGGATCAGTACAGTGTTAAGGGCAGCTGGTGGGAGTGCACACTCGCGCAGGTCCTT GAACATGAAGAGCAAAGTATGGTGTTCTGTGGTGCTTTTCCTGACGGCGAGCGGGAGAGCCTCGAGCGGCGCTGCACCTCCGCCTCAAGGTCAACCCCACCTCGTCCTAATTGTCGCTGACGACCTGG GCTGGAACGACGTGTCCTGGCACAACCCCCAGGTGCTCACCCCCCACCTGGAGGACCTCGCCCGCACTGGGGTCATCCTGGAGCAGTCCTACGTGCAGCCCATCTGCACGCCCACGAGGTCAGCGCTTCTCACGGGGCGCTATCCCTTCACGCTGGGTAGACAG CATGGAGTGCTGTGGCCGAAGGAACCCACAGGCCTTACCCTGAAAGCCACCCTCCTCCCAGAGTCCCTGAAGAAAGTGGGCTATTCTACACACGCCGTGGGCAA ATGGCATCTCGGATTCTGCAGCTGGAGGTACACCCCGACCAGAAGGGGCTTCGACACCTTCTACGGCTACTACACGGGCGCCGAGGACTACTTCCACCACTTCCGACTTcagacgggaaggaaggagatgccAAACGACGTGAAGTATCCGTCACATTTAA CGAAAGAAGGTACCAGGTTTGGCTACGACTTCCGGAACAACACAACCCCGGACTTGAGTGTGGATGGAACTTACTCAACG TACGCTCTGGCATCCTACGTGGAGAACCTTTTAGCGTCTCGGAGTCCTAGAGATCCTATGTTCCTGTACCTGCCCTTCCAGAGCGTCCACTCCCCCCTGCAGGTCCCTGAGAACTACACACGCCCTTATCGGCATATCAAGCACAGGCAACGCAGAACAAAGCTAG GGATGGTGACGGCCATGGACGAGGCGGTCGGGCGGGTGGTGGCGGCGCTCAAGTCTTCTGGCCACTACAATAATTCTGTTATCGTTTTTACGACTGAT AACGGCGGACCGACTGTGAGTGCAGGGAACAACTGGCCTCTGAGGGGGAACAAGTCAACTCTCTGGGAAGGAGGCACAAGGGGCGCCGCCTTTGTGCACTCGCCCCTGCTGCAGAACCCAGGAACTGTCTCCCATAA CCTGATTCACGTGACGGACTGGTACAAGACCTTCACGAGCCTGGCAGGAGGAGAGGCCCCAGAGGACACAGACGGGTTCGACCAGTGGGCTGCGCTAGACGGTCACTCGAAGTCCCCCAGATCGCATATGATCTACAACATCGACAACACCACAGCGTTTAGCGCCggcataag GTTTGGCGACTACAAATTACTAGTTGGCAACCCAGGACCCGGAGAATGGACGCCACCTCCGGAAGACACTCAGGACACGAACTCTACGGtgaatttctccctctttcacaccaccccaacccccgctGTAGGAAATCATCTGGATACTCAAGACCTTATTCTCACACGCACGAACCTCACTCACTTGACAGCTTCCAACGCCAGCAGACTCCTAGAAGGTGCTGTCGACGTCGATCCTGAGGAAAATGGCATCCTCGCTACCATTAATAATAGTACATTAAGCGACTGGATTCCTCGGCTGCAAGACAGTGGGTCGTCTTCCTCTGAGTATGAGGACGTGGAAGAGGATtatgaggacaaggaggaggaggagaaggagaaggagaaggacaagcaggaggaggaggagaagggggaggaggacgaggacgaggaaaaggatcatgaggacaaggaggaggaggagatgaaggcgatagagaaggatgaagaggaggaggaggtggtgatggtggtagaggaagaagacgaaggagaggaaagagaagaatatgaggaaTACGGAGAggatgcagaagaagaaaagggtaacgaaaaaggggaggaagtgaacgaaaaagaggagaaagtgaaaaatgaaaaggaaaaagacttacaagaagagagagacgaagaggatggAGTAAACGCCAAGGAAGAGAGTGCACAGAAGTCTGAAGGCGTGAGCGACTGCCTCTACGCGAGTGACTTCCTGGATTCATTGCTTGACTCCCAGCAGATCAGGCTCTTCAACTTGGAGC AAGACCCAAACGAACACACGAACATCGCCGCCAGTAAACCCGAAGTCGTGAAGCTCCTGCTGGCGCTCCTTCTGCAGGAGATGAACACCCGCTACGTGGAAGCTGACCTGCTCCCCAACGACCCTCGTGCTAATCCCAAATACTGGCATAATATCTGGTCGCCCGGATGGTGCAAGCCGAAGTGA
- the LOC113824803 gene encoding arylsulfatase B isoform X2 encodes MKSKVWCSVVLFLTASGRASSGAAPPPQGQPHLVLIVADDLGWNDVSWHNPQVLTPHLEDLARTGVILEQSYVQPICTPTRSALLTGRYPFTLGRQHGVLWPKEPTGLTLKATLLPESLKKVGYSTHAVGKWHLGFCSWRYTPTRRGFDTFYGYYTGAEDYFHHFRLQTGRKEMPNDVKYPSHLTKEGTRFGYDFRNNTTPDLSVDGTYSTYALASYVENLLASRSPRDPMFLYLPFQSVHSPLQVPENYTRPYRHIKHRQRRTKLGMVTAMDEAVGRVVAALKSSGHYNNSVIVFTTDNGGPTVSAGNNWPLRGNKSTLWEGGTRGAAFVHSPLLQNPGTVSHNLIHVTDWYKTFTSLAGGEAPEDTDGFDQWAALDGHSKSPRSHMIYNIDNTTAFSAGIRFGDYKLLVGNPGPGEWTPPPEDTQDTNSTVNFSLFHTTPTPAVGNHLDTQDLILTRTNLTHLTASNASRLLEGAVDVDPEENGILATINNSTLSDWIPRLQDSGSSSSEYEDVEEDYEDKEEEEKEKEKDKQEEEEKGEEDEDEEKDHEDKEEEEMKAIEKDEEEEEVVMVVEEEDEGEEREEYEEYGEDAEEEKGNEKGEEVNEKEEKVKNEKEKDLQEERDEEDGVNAKEESAQKSEGVSDCLYASDFLDSLLDSQQIRLFNLEQDPNEHTNIAASKPEVVKLLLALLLQEMNTRYVEADLLPNDPRANPKYWHNIWSPGWCKPK; translated from the exons ATGAAGAGCAAAGTATGGTGTTCTGTGGTGCTTTTCCTGACGGCGAGCGGGAGAGCCTCGAGCGGCGCTGCACCTCCGCCTCAAGGTCAACCCCACCTCGTCCTAATTGTCGCTGACGACCTGG GCTGGAACGACGTGTCCTGGCACAACCCCCAGGTGCTCACCCCCCACCTGGAGGACCTCGCCCGCACTGGGGTCATCCTGGAGCAGTCCTACGTGCAGCCCATCTGCACGCCCACGAGGTCAGCGCTTCTCACGGGGCGCTATCCCTTCACGCTGGGTAGACAG CATGGAGTGCTGTGGCCGAAGGAACCCACAGGCCTTACCCTGAAAGCCACCCTCCTCCCAGAGTCCCTGAAGAAAGTGGGCTATTCTACACACGCCGTGGGCAA ATGGCATCTCGGATTCTGCAGCTGGAGGTACACCCCGACCAGAAGGGGCTTCGACACCTTCTACGGCTACTACACGGGCGCCGAGGACTACTTCCACCACTTCCGACTTcagacgggaaggaaggagatgccAAACGACGTGAAGTATCCGTCACATTTAA CGAAAGAAGGTACCAGGTTTGGCTACGACTTCCGGAACAACACAACCCCGGACTTGAGTGTGGATGGAACTTACTCAACG TACGCTCTGGCATCCTACGTGGAGAACCTTTTAGCGTCTCGGAGTCCTAGAGATCCTATGTTCCTGTACCTGCCCTTCCAGAGCGTCCACTCCCCCCTGCAGGTCCCTGAGAACTACACACGCCCTTATCGGCATATCAAGCACAGGCAACGCAGAACAAAGCTAG GGATGGTGACGGCCATGGACGAGGCGGTCGGGCGGGTGGTGGCGGCGCTCAAGTCTTCTGGCCACTACAATAATTCTGTTATCGTTTTTACGACTGAT AACGGCGGACCGACTGTGAGTGCAGGGAACAACTGGCCTCTGAGGGGGAACAAGTCAACTCTCTGGGAAGGAGGCACAAGGGGCGCCGCCTTTGTGCACTCGCCCCTGCTGCAGAACCCAGGAACTGTCTCCCATAA CCTGATTCACGTGACGGACTGGTACAAGACCTTCACGAGCCTGGCAGGAGGAGAGGCCCCAGAGGACACAGACGGGTTCGACCAGTGGGCTGCGCTAGACGGTCACTCGAAGTCCCCCAGATCGCATATGATCTACAACATCGACAACACCACAGCGTTTAGCGCCggcataag GTTTGGCGACTACAAATTACTAGTTGGCAACCCAGGACCCGGAGAATGGACGCCACCTCCGGAAGACACTCAGGACACGAACTCTACGGtgaatttctccctctttcacaccaccccaacccccgctGTAGGAAATCATCTGGATACTCAAGACCTTATTCTCACACGCACGAACCTCACTCACTTGACAGCTTCCAACGCCAGCAGACTCCTAGAAGGTGCTGTCGACGTCGATCCTGAGGAAAATGGCATCCTCGCTACCATTAATAATAGTACATTAAGCGACTGGATTCCTCGGCTGCAAGACAGTGGGTCGTCTTCCTCTGAGTATGAGGACGTGGAAGAGGATtatgaggacaaggaggaggaggagaaggagaaggagaaggacaagcaggaggaggaggagaagggggaggaggacgaggacgaggaaaaggatcatgaggacaaggaggaggaggagatgaaggcgatagagaaggatgaagaggaggaggaggtggtgatggtggtagaggaagaagacgaaggagaggaaagagaagaatatgaggaaTACGGAGAggatgcagaagaagaaaagggtaacgaaaaaggggaggaagtgaacgaaaaagaggagaaagtgaaaaatgaaaaggaaaaagacttacaagaagagagagacgaagaggatggAGTAAACGCCAAGGAAGAGAGTGCACAGAAGTCTGAAGGCGTGAGCGACTGCCTCTACGCGAGTGACTTCCTGGATTCATTGCTTGACTCCCAGCAGATCAGGCTCTTCAACTTGGAGC AAGACCCAAACGAACACACGAACATCGCCGCCAGTAAACCCGAAGTCGTGAAGCTCCTGCTGGCGCTCCTTCTGCAGGAGATGAACACCCGCTACGTGGAAGCTGACCTGCTCCCCAACGACCCTCGTGCTAATCCCAAATACTGGCATAATATCTGGTCGCCCGGATGGTGCAAGCCGAAGTGA
- the LOC113824334 gene encoding arylsulfatase B, translating to MTRNAEIYLWALVLLSSAAAASRGQPHIVLIVADDLGWNDVSWHNPQVVTPHLENLAKGGVILEQSYVQPICTPTRSALLTGRYPFTLGRQHSVLKDNEPTGLTLNATLLPQSLKEVGYSTHAVGKWHLGFCSWDYTPTKRGFDTFYGYYNGAEDYFTHRRGYVADSEWPGKPLPRGKRDFLDLRNNTEPDGSKEEIYSAHLFASYVEDLLTSRNPETPMFLYLPFQSCHAPLMVPEEYMKPYAHIQDLDRRTYLGMVTAMDEAVGRVVAALKSSGHYEDSVIVFTTDNGGPTKHGANNWPLRGYKTTLWEGGTRGAAFIHSPLLPNPGAVSHKMIHVTDWYQTLVGLAGGVAPGDTDGFDQWASLTSSAPSPRTQLIYNLDDTDKFKAGIRVGDMKLLINPGNAGWTPPPESEPTNQEPPHSQATKTETSSSKKYTPAKSYENSLYAKGDKSESWNHARRGRSSPGRKTMLQLNHVMMERESTLVEGPYEDLQAVPQSKDQAGFGSDVAPNQDKSFISENSDDKDDLNLDYFFRNVDIQLYNIKDDPDERVDLSKIESDTVEDLLQTLLKEMPRYVAADIKPGDPGAHPKHWNNIWSPGWC from the exons ATGACACGAAACGCTGAAATCTATCTGTGGGCGTTGGTGCTGTTGAGTTCAGCAGCTGCTGCCAGTCGGGGTCAGCCGCACATCGTTCTCATAGTCGCCGATGACCTTG GCTGGAACGACGTGTCCTGGCACAACCCTCAGGTAGTCACGCCCCACCTGGAGAACCTAGCCAAGGGCGGGGTCATCCTGGAGCAGTCCTACGTCCAGCCCATCTGCACGCCCACGAGGTCAGCGCTTCTCACGGGCCGCTATCCCTTCACGCTCGGGAGACAG CATTCTGTACTGAAGGACAACGAGCCCACAGGACTTACCCTCAACGCCACCCTCCTGCCGCAGTCCCTGAAGGAGGTCGGGTACTCCACCCACGCCGTTGGGAA ATGGCACTTGGGTTTCTGCTCTTGGGACTACACCCCAACGAAGCGAGGGTTCGACACCTTCTACGGCTACTACAACGGAGCTGAGGACTACTTCACTCACCGGCGGGGCTACGTAGCAGACAGTGAATGGCCGGGGAAGCCTCTGCCAAGGGGAA agagagatttCCTGGATTTAAGGAATAACACGGAGCCAGATGGAAGCAAGGAGGAAATCTACTCAGCG caCTTGTTCGCGTCTTATGTCGAGGATCTCCTGACGTCAAGGAACCCCGAGACCCCGATGTTCCTGTACCTCCCCTTCCAGAGCTGCCACGCCCCCCTCATGGTGCCGGAGGAGTACATGAAGCCTTACGCCCACATTCAGGACCTTGATCGAAGGACGTACCTTG GTATGGTGACAGCCATGGACGAGGCGGTCGGGAGGGTGGTGGCGGCACTTAAGTCGTCGGGACACTATGAGGACTCAGTCATCGTTTTCACTACTGAC AACGGCGGACCCACTAAGCACGGGGCTAATAACTGGCCGCTGAGAGGCTACAAGACGACCCTGTGGGAGGGCGGAACGAGGGGCGCCGCCTTCATACACTCTCCGCTGCTGCCCAACCCTGGCGCCGTCTCCCATAA AATGATCCACGTGACTGATTGGTACCAGACTTTGGTTGGCCTGGCAGGGGGCGTGGCTCCGGGAGACACCGACGGCTTTGACCAATGGGCTTCTCTCACTAGCTCCGCCCCTTCTCCTCGGACGCAGTTGATTTACAACCTTGATGATACGGATAAATTCAAGGCCGGAATAAG AGTGGGTGACATGAAGCTGTTGATAAACCCTGGGAACGCGGGTTGGACTCCACCCCCAGAGAGCGAGCCAACCAACCAGGAACCGCCACACAGCCAAGCGACAAAGACTGAAACCTCTTCTTCCAAGAAATACACACCAGCCAAAAGTTACGAGAATTCTTTATACGCAAAAGGGGACAAGTCTGAGTCTTGGAACCACGCTAGAAGAGGTCGGTCCAGTCCAGGCCGAAAGACAATGTTGCAGTTGAACCACGTGATGATGGAAAGGGAGTCCACGTTGGTAGAGGGACCTTACGAGGACTTGCAGGCGGTTCCTCAGTCGAAGGATCAAGCAGGGTTCGGCAGCGACGTGGCTCCAAACCAAGACAAAAGTTTTATTTCAGAGAATTCTGATGACAAGGACGATCTTAATCTTGACTACTTCTTCAGGAATGTAGATATACAGCTCTATAATATTAAAG ACGACCCTGACGAGCGCGTTGACCTCTCCAAGATCGAGAGCGACACAGTGGAAGACCTCCTGCAGACATTGCTGAAGGAGATGCCCCGTTACGTTGCTGCTGACATCAAGCCCGGAGACCCAGGAGCTCACCCAAAGCACTGGAATAACATCTGGTCTCCTGGATGGTGCTGA